From a region of the Anaeromyxobacter sp. genome:
- a CDS encoding HDOD domain-containing protein, with the protein MSGLPETMPEPLWRLEQALEARAAAGDVQVPPYPAVALKVQEAMGRKNFGLGEVAGLIGADAVLAADILRCANSVMYRRGTPVIDLTQALTRIGVQQVMRLLLASGLAVHAQAVGPLVPLRRMVWIEGLAGAAICQELARLRGLRCEDAFTLGLLHDFGKIVAISVLETMLEAERVQESFSRAEWEALIERQHVTLGLVMGTRWRLPALVSEVIAGHHGLAAPCSDPRLLQVVKASDQVVALLLSRPRVTGAELASVALLAPAEREAVARVLEQVPDFVAAFETPAASAAVASARIAQPVTTLGPGRRPVKFGVSISVARRPRLFTATGIGEDGLVMSGEEPLPENRLLEAKVFGPDPFTVWVLSRLSRREGEAFAVEVQPFALSGPLRELWAQLVSGEPPPA; encoded by the coding sequence GTGAGCGGGCTCCCGGAGACGATGCCGGAGCCGCTCTGGCGGCTCGAGCAGGCGCTCGAGGCGCGGGCCGCGGCGGGCGACGTCCAGGTGCCGCCCTACCCGGCGGTGGCGCTCAAGGTGCAGGAGGCCATGGGCCGGAAGAACTTCGGCCTGGGCGAGGTGGCCGGGCTCATCGGCGCCGACGCGGTGCTGGCCGCCGACATCCTGCGCTGCGCCAACTCGGTGATGTACCGCCGCGGCACCCCGGTCATCGACCTGACCCAGGCGCTCACCCGCATCGGCGTGCAGCAGGTGATGCGGCTCCTGCTGGCCTCCGGCCTGGCGGTGCACGCCCAGGCGGTGGGCCCGCTGGTGCCGCTGCGCCGCATGGTCTGGATCGAGGGGCTGGCCGGCGCCGCCATCTGCCAGGAGCTGGCCCGGCTGCGCGGCCTGCGCTGCGAGGACGCCTTCACCCTCGGGCTGCTGCACGACTTCGGGAAGATCGTGGCCATCTCCGTGCTGGAGACGATGCTGGAGGCGGAGCGGGTGCAGGAGAGCTTCTCCCGCGCCGAGTGGGAGGCCCTGATCGAGCGCCAGCACGTGACGCTCGGGCTGGTCATGGGCACCCGCTGGCGCCTGCCGGCCCTGGTGAGCGAGGTCATCGCGGGCCACCACGGCCTGGCGGCCCCCTGCAGCGACCCGCGGCTGCTGCAGGTGGTCAAGGCCTCCGACCAGGTGGTGGCGCTGCTGCTCTCGCGGCCGCGGGTCACCGGGGCCGAGCTCGCCTCGGTGGCGCTGCTGGCGCCGGCCGAGCGGGAGGCGGTGGCCAGGGTGCTGGAGCAGGTGCCCGACTTCGTGGCCGCCTTCGAGACGCCGGCCGCCTCGGCGGCGGTGGCCTCGGCCCGCATCGCGCAGCCCGTCACCACCCTGGGCCCGGGGCGCCGCCCGGTGAAGTTCGGGGTCTCCATCAGCGTGGCGCGCCGCCCCCGCCTCTTCACCGCCACCGGCATCGGCGAGGACGGCCTGGTGATGTCCGGCGAGGAGCCCCTGCCGGAGAACCGCCTCCTGGAGGCCAAGGTCTTCGGGCCCGACCCCTTCACGGTGTGGGTGCTCTCCCGCCTGAGCCGGCGCGAGGGCGAGGCGTTCGCGGTGGAGGTGCAGCCCTTCGCGCTCTCCGGGCCGCTCAGGGAGCTGTGGGCCCAGCTGGTGAGCGGGGAGCCGCCGCCGGCCTGA
- a CDS encoding asparaginase yields MSQPIRIVVTGGTFDKEYDELTGKLYFKDTHLAEMLRLARCRAEVAVETLMMIDSLDMTEADRAAVVGRCRTAPEGRLVVTHGTDTMPETARALVAAGLGKTVVLTGAMVPYAFGSSDGLFNLGSALAFAQVLPPGVFVAMNGQCFAGDRVRKDRERGVFFEVGP; encoded by the coding sequence GTGAGCCAGCCCATCCGCATCGTCGTCACCGGCGGCACCTTCGACAAGGAGTACGACGAGCTCACCGGCAAGCTCTACTTCAAGGACACCCACCTGGCCGAGATGCTCCGGCTGGCCCGCTGCCGCGCCGAGGTGGCGGTCGAGACGCTGATGATGATCGACAGCCTGGACATGACCGAGGCCGATCGGGCGGCGGTGGTGGGGCGCTGCCGGACGGCGCCGGAGGGGCGGCTGGTGGTCACCCACGGCACCGACACCATGCCGGAGACGGCGCGGGCGCTGGTGGCGGCCGGGCTCGGCAAGACGGTGGTCCTCACCGGGGCCATGGTGCCGTACGCCTTCGGCAGCTCCGACGGGCTCTTCAACCTGGGCAGCGCGCTGGCCTTCGCCCAGGTGCTGCCGCCCGGGGTCTTCGTGGCCATGAACGGGCAGTGCTTCGCCGGCGACCGGGTCCGCAAGGACCGCGAGCGCGGCGTCTTCTTCGAGGTGGGGCCGTGA
- a CDS encoding peptidylprolyl isomerase, which yields MAWRDSRWWVVGPAALALVVGPGCAAGRGAGEASTASPAATRAPATTPAPPRSMAELLASSPPSDWRRLAPEDTLQLELPSGRVVIALAPAFAPAHAANLRALARERYFDGLAVVRAQDNFVVQWGDPAAGEAGAERPITTGRRTLPPEFTRAAAGLPFTPLPDGDVFAPEVGFSDGLPVARDPAAGRAWLAHCYGMVGAGRDDAPASGGGAELYVVIGHAPRQLDRNATVVGRVVQGMELLSALPRGPAPMGFYLDPARRTPLRSVRLAADLPPAERSALEVLDSGSATFAALVEARRNRRDPWYLTPAGRIDLCSVPLPVRPAAP from the coding sequence ATGGCCTGGCGCGACTCGAGGTGGTGGGTGGTGGGGCCGGCGGCGCTGGCCCTGGTGGTGGGCCCGGGCTGTGCGGCCGGCCGGGGGGCCGGCGAGGCCTCGACCGCCAGCCCGGCCGCGACCCGGGCCCCCGCGACGACCCCGGCCCCACCGCGCTCCATGGCCGAGCTGCTGGCCTCCTCGCCGCCCTCCGACTGGCGGCGCCTGGCCCCGGAGGACACGCTGCAGCTCGAGCTGCCCTCGGGCCGGGTGGTCATCGCGCTGGCCCCGGCCTTCGCGCCGGCCCACGCGGCCAACCTGCGCGCCCTGGCGCGCGAGCGGTACTTCGACGGCCTGGCCGTCGTCCGCGCCCAGGACAACTTCGTGGTGCAGTGGGGCGACCCGGCCGCCGGCGAGGCCGGGGCCGAGCGCCCCATCACCACCGGGCGGCGCACCCTGCCGCCCGAGTTCACCCGCGCCGCGGCCGGCCTGCCCTTCACGCCCCTGCCCGACGGCGACGTCTTCGCCCCGGAGGTGGGCTTCTCGGACGGCCTGCCGGTGGCGCGGGACCCGGCCGCGGGCCGGGCCTGGCTGGCCCACTGCTACGGCATGGTGGGCGCGGGGCGGGACGACGCGCCGGCCTCGGGCGGCGGCGCCGAGCTGTACGTGGTCATCGGCCACGCCCCGCGCCAGCTCGACCGCAACGCCACGGTGGTGGGGCGGGTGGTGCAGGGCATGGAGCTGCTCTCGGCGCTGCCCCGCGGCCCCGCGCCCATGGGCTTCTACCTGGATCCGGCCCGGCGCACGCCGCTCCGCTCGGTCCGGCTGGCCGCCGATCTGCCGCCGGCCGAGCGCTCGGCGCTGGAGGTGCTGGACTCCGGCAGCGCCACCTTCGCGGCGCTGGTGGAGGCGCGCCGCAACCGGCGCGACCCCTGGTACCTGACCCCGGCGGGCCGCATCGACCTGTGCAGCGTCCCGCTGCCGGTGCGGCCCGCCGCGCCCTGA
- a CDS encoding rhodanese-like domain-containing protein, whose protein sequence is MSVVKQKIEAGAKIVDVRSPDEFRDGGFPGAVNIPLQDLQRRLGEIPKEKPVVLYCASGARSGMGARMLKQAGYADVTNAGGLGDMPR, encoded by the coding sequence ATGAGCGTCGTGAAGCAGAAGATCGAGGCCGGGGCGAAGATCGTGGACGTGCGGTCCCCCGACGAGTTCCGCGACGGCGGCTTCCCGGGCGCCGTCAACATCCCGCTGCAGGACCTGCAGCGCCGCCTCGGCGAGATCCCGAAGGAGAAGCCGGTGGTGCTCTACTGCGCCTCCGGGGCCCGCAGCGGCATGGGCGCGCGCATGCTCAAGCAGGCCGGCTACGCCGACGTGACCAACGCCGGCGGCCTCGGGGACATGCCCCGCTAG
- a CDS encoding FAD-dependent oxidoreductase — protein sequence MATRLLIIGGVAGGATAAARARRLDEGAEITVLERGPYVSYANCGLPYFISGDIQKRSALLLQTPEGFDARYGVQVRVNTEALELDRAGRRVRVRGPEGEAWLGYDRLVLAQGGNPIMPPLPGHDAPHVFKLWTVPDMDRLDGFITGQRPRTAVVVGGGFIGLEMAEAFQKRGLATTVVELLPTVMALMDREFGVMVGRELERSGVQALTGVGVKAVHPGDHTVELSDGRRLPADLVLFSVGVRPELALAKAAGLELGPSGGLLVDETLRTSDPHVWAAGDMVEVVQKVSGKKVRVPLAGPANRQGRLAATNALGGAVRYGGALGTSVVKIFEATAAMTGLSEKAAREAGLEVGVAVIHKDHHAGYYPGARELSLKLVYQRGTARLLGAQAFGHEGVEKRIDVLATALHGRMTLHDLAELDLAYAPPYSSANDPVNLAAFIGENDLSGFSPLVTAAQLKAELASATPPLVVDVRTLGEWERGHLRGAVHLPVDDVRFDHAALPKGRRLVVHCRSGFRAHLALRTLRQLGFEDVANLTGGWLSLSAEGGFDVEGTAA from the coding sequence ATGGCGACGAGACTCCTCATCATCGGCGGCGTGGCGGGCGGGGCGACGGCGGCGGCGCGGGCCCGGCGCCTCGACGAGGGCGCCGAGATCACCGTGCTGGAGCGCGGCCCGTACGTCAGCTACGCCAACTGCGGCCTCCCCTACTTCATCTCCGGGGACATCCAGAAGCGCTCCGCCTTGCTGCTGCAGACCCCCGAGGGCTTCGACGCCCGGTACGGGGTGCAGGTCAGGGTGAACACCGAGGCGCTGGAGCTCGACCGGGCCGGCCGCCGGGTGCGGGTCCGCGGGCCGGAGGGCGAGGCCTGGCTCGGGTACGACCGGCTGGTGCTGGCCCAGGGCGGCAACCCCATCATGCCGCCGCTGCCCGGCCACGACGCTCCGCACGTCTTCAAGCTCTGGACGGTGCCGGACATGGACCGGCTCGACGGCTTCATCACCGGGCAGCGGCCCCGCACCGCGGTGGTGGTGGGTGGCGGCTTCATCGGCCTGGAGATGGCCGAGGCCTTCCAGAAGCGCGGCCTGGCGACCACCGTGGTGGAGCTGCTGCCCACCGTCATGGCGCTGATGGACCGCGAGTTCGGCGTGATGGTGGGCCGCGAGCTGGAGCGCTCCGGCGTGCAGGCGCTGACCGGGGTGGGCGTGAAGGCGGTCCACCCGGGCGACCACACGGTGGAGCTGTCCGACGGCCGGCGGCTCCCCGCCGACCTGGTGCTCTTCTCGGTGGGCGTCCGTCCGGAGCTGGCCCTGGCCAAGGCGGCCGGCCTGGAGCTCGGCCCCTCCGGCGGCCTGCTGGTGGACGAGACCCTGCGCACCTCCGACCCGCACGTCTGGGCGGCCGGCGACATGGTGGAGGTGGTGCAGAAGGTCTCCGGCAAGAAGGTGCGGGTGCCGCTGGCCGGGCCCGCCAACCGGCAGGGGCGGCTGGCCGCCACCAACGCGCTGGGCGGCGCGGTCCGCTACGGCGGGGCGCTCGGCACCAGCGTGGTGAAGATCTTCGAGGCCACCGCGGCCATGACCGGCCTCTCCGAGAAGGCGGCGCGCGAGGCCGGCCTGGAGGTGGGCGTGGCGGTCATCCACAAGGACCACCACGCCGGCTACTACCCGGGCGCCAGGGAGCTCTCGCTCAAGCTGGTGTACCAGCGCGGCACCGCCCGCCTGCTGGGGGCCCAGGCCTTCGGGCACGAGGGGGTGGAGAAGCGCATCGACGTGCTGGCCACCGCGCTGCACGGCCGCATGACCCTGCACGACCTGGCCGAGCTCGACCTGGCCTACGCGCCGCCGTACTCCTCGGCCAACGACCCGGTCAACCTGGCGGCCTTCATCGGGGAGAACGACCTCTCCGGCTTCAGCCCGCTGGTGACCGCGGCCCAGCTCAAGGCCGAGCTGGCCTCCGCCACGCCGCCGCTGGTGGTGGACGTGCGCACCCTGGGCGAGTGGGAGCGGGGGCACCTGCGCGGGGCCGTGCACCTGCCGGTGGACGACGTGCGCTTCGACCACGCCGCGCTGCCGAAGGGCCGGCGCCTGGTGGTCCACTGCCGCTCCGGCTTCCGCGCCCACCTGGCGCTCCGGACCCTCCGGCAGCTCGGCTTCGAGGACGTCGCCAACCTGACCGGCGGCTGGCTCAGCCTGTCGGCGGAAGGCGGCTTCGACGTGGAAGGGACGGCGGCGTGA
- a CDS encoding ferritin family protein: MGGTIDFGTLTLRGALDFAITIEEDAQYAYAEFAQRVADPAAAAFFREMVENEGKHRRQLESRRDVLFRSEPRRFDTSLDLDVEAPGSAAVPPDLGAHEAMRVALRAEERAWAFYDAAIPHLVDPDVRAFFEALRQEEVEHQDLLRARLLELGPELVRR; the protein is encoded by the coding sequence ATGGGCGGGACGATCGACTTCGGGACGCTGACGCTGCGCGGGGCGCTGGACTTCGCCATCACCATCGAGGAGGACGCCCAGTACGCCTACGCGGAGTTCGCCCAGCGGGTGGCCGACCCCGCCGCGGCCGCCTTCTTCCGGGAGATGGTCGAGAACGAGGGCAAGCACCGGCGCCAGCTGGAGTCGAGGCGCGACGTGCTCTTCCGCAGCGAGCCGCGCCGCTTCGACACCTCCCTGGATCTGGACGTGGAGGCGCCGGGCAGCGCCGCGGTGCCGCCGGACCTGGGGGCCCACGAGGCCATGCGGGTGGCGCTCCGGGCGGAGGAGCGGGCCTGGGCCTTCTACGACGCGGCCATCCCGCACCTGGTCGACCCGGACGTGCGGGCCTTCTTCGAGGCGCTGCGCCAGGAGGAGGTCGAGCACCAGGACCTCCTCAGGGCCAGGCTCCTCGAGCTGGGGCCGGAGCTGGTGCGGCGCTGA
- a CDS encoding OFA family MFS transporter, translated as MTHSCWCFSTRRPATQTQRAAHFAHRRAAAQLSLNGGAPGYGARPHTQPAAGGDASHARGPRPQEVVVNASRKGVLVTLAGVGLNLALGILYAWSVFSKQLTEPVERGGFGWSRTQATLPYTLAIACFAFMMVPAGRLQDRLGPRLVATVGGALTGLGLLVASFATPDSAWPALVGFGLLAGTGFGLGYAAATPAAVKWFPPERKGLITGVVVAGFGLAPVYIAPLAKHLLATHGVSASFRILAAAFSVAMLGFAQLIEDPPRAAPRKVATAGAADAGWRQVIRTPTFWSLYLQYAFAATAGLMIIGHLARIVVAQSGGAVTGGFLFVALLAVFNAGGRVAAGVVSDRIGRMITVAFVCILQAFNMAFFASYATQAGFLVGAALVGFNYGACLSLFPSTAADLWGTRNLGLNYGILFTAWGVGGVFGPLLAGWIADTQGSYAPAYQVASLLLAAATVLALLSYVAVSVNVASREVTIRLAGAPRTQAAPAAEETAARAG; from the coding sequence ATGACCCACTCTTGCTGGTGTTTCTCGACGCGCAGACCTGCCACGCAAACCCAGCGCGCCGCGCATTTCGCGCATCGCCGCGCCGCTGCGCAATTGTCGCTCAATGGCGGCGCGCCGGGCTATGGTGCGCGCCCTCACACGCAGCCAGCGGCCGGCGGCGACGCGTCCCACGCGCGCGGACCGCGCCCACAGGAGGTGGTGGTGAACGCGAGCCGCAAGGGCGTGCTGGTCACGCTGGCCGGGGTCGGCCTCAACCTGGCGCTGGGCATCCTCTACGCCTGGTCGGTCTTCTCCAAGCAGCTCACCGAGCCCGTGGAGCGCGGCGGCTTCGGCTGGTCGCGCACCCAGGCCACCCTCCCCTACACGCTGGCCATCGCCTGCTTCGCCTTCATGATGGTCCCGGCCGGGCGGCTGCAGGACCGGCTCGGGCCGCGCCTGGTGGCCACCGTGGGAGGGGCGCTCACGGGGCTGGGGCTGCTGGTGGCCTCCTTCGCCACGCCGGACTCCGCCTGGCCGGCGCTGGTCGGCTTCGGGCTGCTGGCCGGCACCGGCTTCGGGCTCGGCTACGCCGCCGCCACCCCGGCCGCGGTGAAGTGGTTCCCGCCCGAGCGGAAGGGGCTGATCACCGGCGTGGTGGTGGCCGGCTTCGGCCTGGCCCCGGTCTACATCGCGCCGCTGGCCAAGCACCTGCTGGCCACCCACGGGGTGAGCGCCTCCTTCCGCATCCTGGCGGCCGCCTTCTCGGTGGCCATGCTGGGCTTCGCCCAGCTCATAGAGGACCCTCCCCGGGCCGCGCCCCGGAAGGTGGCCACGGCCGGCGCCGCCGACGCCGGCTGGCGGCAGGTGATCCGCACCCCGACCTTCTGGTCGCTCTACCTGCAGTACGCCTTCGCCGCCACCGCCGGCCTCATGATCATCGGCCACCTCGCCAGGATCGTGGTGGCGCAGTCGGGCGGGGCCGTCACCGGCGGGTTCCTCTTCGTGGCCCTGCTGGCGGTCTTCAACGCCGGCGGCCGGGTGGCGGCGGGCGTCGTCTCCGACCGCATCGGCCGGATGATCACGGTGGCCTTCGTCTGCATCCTGCAGGCCTTCAACATGGCCTTCTTCGCCTCCTACGCCACCCAGGCCGGCTTCCTGGTGGGGGCGGCGCTGGTGGGCTTCAACTACGGGGCCTGCCTCTCGCTCTTCCCCTCCACCGCTGCCGACCTGTGGGGCACCCGCAACCTGGGCCTCAACTACGGCATCCTCTTCACGGCCTGGGGAGTGGGCGGGGTCTTCGGCCCGCTGCTGGCCGGCTGGATCGCCGACACGCAGGGCTCCTACGCCCCGGCCTATCAGGTGGCCTCGCTGCTGCTGGCCGCCGCCACCGTCCTGGCCCTGCTCTCCTACGTGGCCGTGTCGGTCAACGTGGCCTCGCGCGAGGTGACGATCCGCCTGGCCGGCGCACCGCGAACCCAGGCCGCGCCCGCCGCGGAGGAGACCGCCGCCCGGGCGGGCTGA
- a CDS encoding hemolysin III family protein, producing the protein MATTGADARPQAAEATPRPKPRLRGVSHEVAAVASLPAVAALLLRARGGAALWGAGVYGASLLTLFTVSAVYHRRFWPLRARQIVGRIDHSAIFLLIAGTYTPFGLLLGPGAGHLALWVVWGGALVGIGLVVFWPGLTKRMRAGIYVLLGWVVVPLLPRLGDLLGPGALALLLAGGFFYTVGAVIYGVRRPDPFPRTFGFHEIFHLLVIAAAACHYLVVEAAVRALG; encoded by the coding sequence ATCGCCACCACCGGCGCCGACGCGCGCCCCCAGGCCGCCGAGGCCACCCCGCGCCCCAAGCCGCGCCTCCGCGGGGTCTCCCACGAGGTGGCCGCGGTGGCCTCGCTGCCGGCGGTGGCGGCCCTGCTCCTGCGGGCCCGGGGCGGCGCGGCGCTGTGGGGCGCCGGCGTCTACGGCGCCTCGCTCCTCACCCTCTTCACCGTCAGCGCGGTCTACCACCGCCGCTTCTGGCCGCTGCGCGCCCGCCAGATCGTGGGCCGCATCGACCACTCCGCCATCTTCCTGCTCATCGCCGGCACCTACACGCCGTTCGGGCTGCTGCTGGGGCCGGGGGCGGGCCACCTGGCCCTGTGGGTGGTCTGGGGTGGGGCGCTGGTCGGCATCGGCCTGGTGGTCTTCTGGCCGGGGCTCACCAAGCGGATGCGGGCCGGCATCTACGTGCTGCTGGGCTGGGTGGTGGTGCCCCTCCTGCCGCGCCTGGGCGACCTGCTGGGCCCGGGCGCCCTGGCGCTGCTCCTCGCCGGCGGCTTCTTCTACACGGTGGGGGCCGTCATCTACGGGGTGCGGCGGCCGGATCCCTTCCCGCGCACCTTCGGCTTCCACGAGATCTTCCACCTGCTGGTGATCGCCGCGGCCGCCTGCCACTACCTGGTGGTGGAGGCCGCCGTCCGCGCCCTCGGCTAG
- the corA gene encoding magnesium/cobalt transporter CorA, with the protein MLINCVAYQEGRKLGDIHPADIGAHVARPECFVWVALEAPTAAEIDQMEREFHLHQLAVEDARHGHQRPKLEEYGDSLFVVLHTVELDGGELHTGEVDVFAAGNYVLSLRSRTRQGFADVRARCEREPALLGKGSGFVLYALIDAVVDRYFPVVDALEEELERVEQRIFGGAPARETVEALYGLKQKLNLLQHAVRPLLEAVGKLLGGRVPQVCAGLQDYYRDVYDHLLRITQSIEGLRDMATTAISVNLSLISMQENETTKRLAAYGALVAVPTLIAGLYGMNFQNMPELSWAFGYPAVLGGMAIIDLLIFVRLRRAGWL; encoded by the coding sequence GTGCTGATCAACTGCGTCGCCTACCAGGAGGGTCGCAAGCTCGGCGACATCCACCCGGCGGACATCGGCGCCCACGTGGCGCGCCCGGAGTGCTTCGTCTGGGTGGCGCTGGAGGCGCCCACCGCCGCCGAGATCGACCAGATGGAGCGCGAGTTCCACCTCCACCAGCTGGCGGTGGAGGACGCCCGGCACGGCCACCAGCGCCCCAAGCTGGAGGAGTACGGCGACTCGCTCTTCGTGGTGCTGCACACCGTGGAGCTCGACGGGGGGGAGCTGCACACCGGCGAGGTGGACGTCTTCGCCGCCGGCAACTACGTGCTCTCGCTGCGCAGCCGCACCCGCCAGGGCTTCGCCGACGTGCGGGCCCGCTGCGAGCGCGAGCCCGCCCTGCTGGGCAAGGGCTCCGGCTTCGTCCTCTACGCCCTCATCGACGCGGTGGTGGACCGCTACTTCCCGGTGGTGGACGCGCTGGAGGAGGAGCTGGAGCGGGTCGAGCAGCGCATCTTCGGCGGGGCGCCGGCGCGGGAGACGGTGGAGGCGCTCTACGGCCTGAAGCAGAAGCTCAACCTGCTGCAGCACGCGGTGCGGCCGCTGCTGGAGGCGGTGGGCAAGCTGCTGGGCGGGCGGGTGCCGCAGGTCTGCGCCGGGCTGCAGGACTACTACCGCGACGTCTACGACCACCTGCTGCGCATCACCCAGTCCATCGAGGGGCTGCGCGACATGGCCACCACCGCCATCTCGGTGAACCTGTCGCTCATCTCCATGCAGGAGAACGAGACCACCAAGCGGCTGGCCGCCTACGGGGCGCTGGTGGCGGTGCCGACGCTCATCGCCGGCCTGTACGGCATGAACTTCCAGAACATGCCGGAGCTCTCCTGGGCCTTCGGCTACCCGGCCGTGCTGGGCGGCATGGCCATCATCGACCTGCTGATCTTCGTCCGCCTGCGCCGCGCCGGCTGGCTGTGA
- a CDS encoding 6-phosphofructokinase, whose product MRRKRIGILTGGGDVPGLNSVIKSVVYRGHEHGLDVVGIRRGFEGLTHVDLDSSASRARFIMDLDRDNTRTIDRTGGTILHTSRTGPTRVQLLPPHLVGKDLPATERPGGVTYDLTTQVLGNLERLGIDSLLCIGGDGTLRSAAHLASHGVKVIAIPKTMDNDVQGTEYCIGFSTAISRASAAIERQRTTVGSHERIGIFRVFGRDAGFTALYTGHVTSNRCVIPEFKVDLTKLIDLLVTEKRQNPSNYALVILSEGATWNGYEVQEYGPADVHGRRKKASVAEVLSEEIRRRTGEETVVSDLTYDLRSGDPDFIDKLVAATFGTMALDAVLEGQSGVMSALVDGSYALVPIPDPKGGPRRVDVATMYNTERYRPLYADKRGLPIFLSRASSPKA is encoded by the coding sequence ATGCGACGCAAGCGGATCGGCATCCTGACGGGCGGCGGCGACGTCCCGGGCCTCAACTCGGTGATCAAGAGCGTGGTCTACCGCGGCCACGAGCACGGGCTCGACGTGGTGGGCATCCGGCGCGGCTTCGAGGGGCTCACCCACGTGGACCTCGACAGCTCCGCCAGCCGGGCCCGCTTCATCATGGACCTGGACCGGGACAACACCCGCACCATCGACCGGACCGGCGGCACCATCCTGCACACCAGCCGCACCGGCCCGACCCGGGTGCAGCTCCTGCCGCCGCACCTGGTGGGCAAGGACCTGCCCGCCACCGAGCGCCCCGGCGGCGTCACCTACGACCTGACCACGCAGGTGCTGGGCAACCTGGAGCGCCTGGGCATCGACTCCCTGCTCTGCATCGGCGGCGACGGCACGCTCCGCTCGGCGGCCCACCTGGCCAGCCACGGGGTCAAGGTCATCGCCATCCCGAAGACCATGGACAACGACGTGCAGGGCACCGAGTACTGCATCGGCTTCTCCACGGCCATCTCGCGCGCCAGCGCCGCCATCGAGCGGCAGCGCACCACGGTGGGCTCCCACGAGCGCATCGGCATCTTCCGCGTCTTCGGGCGCGACGCCGGCTTCACCGCCCTCTACACCGGGCACGTCACCTCCAACCGCTGCGTCATCCCGGAGTTCAAGGTCGACCTCACCAAGCTCATCGACCTGCTGGTCACCGAGAAGCGCCAGAACCCCTCCAACTACGCCCTGGTGATCCTCTCCGAGGGGGCCACCTGGAACGGGTACGAGGTGCAGGAGTACGGCCCGGCCGACGTGCACGGGCGGCGCAAGAAGGCCAGCGTGGCCGAGGTGCTGAGCGAGGAGATCCGGCGCCGCACCGGGGAGGAGACGGTGGTCTCCGACCTCACCTACGACCTGCGCTCCGGCGACCCGGACTTCATCGACAAGCTGGTGGCCGCCACCTTCGGCACCATGGCGCTCGACGCCGTGCTGGAGGGGCAGAGCGGGGTCATGTCGGCGCTGGTGGACGGCAGCTACGCCCTGGTCCCCATCCCGGACCCGAAGGGCGGCCCGCGCCGGGTGGACGTGGCCACCATGTACAACACCGAGCGCTACCGGCCCCTCTACGCCGACAAGCGCGGCCTGCCCATCTTCCTGTCCCGCGCCTCGTCCCCCAAGGCCTGA
- a CDS encoding BMP family ABC transporter substrate-binding protein gives MNHRTFLKHLALGALALATGLTACGKKEAPPAPAPAAAPAPPPKPAPLKIGFIYVGPTGDAGWTFAHDEGRKAAVAKYGDKVTTTFVEKVPEGPDAERVVRDLVAQGNKLIFATSFGFMDAMVKVAKDHPEVRFEHATGYKTTENLRVYEARFYEGAYLAGIVAGKTTKSNTLGFVASFPIPEVVRNINAFTLGAQSVNPKVKTKVVWVSSWFDPPKETEAAQQLMDGGADVLLQNTDSTAVLQAAERRGKYAFGWDSDMSAFAPKAHLGSCALNWAVYYEKAFGEALDGTWKTEVTKWGVKENMVNLVKVADFVPADVKALVEKATAGLKDGSVAVFKGPLKDSAGKEVLAKDVVADDAWKGAINFYVKGVEGKVPSSK, from the coding sequence ATGAACCACCGCACGTTCCTCAAGCACCTGGCGCTCGGCGCCCTGGCGCTGGCCACCGGCCTCACGGCCTGCGGCAAGAAGGAGGCGCCCCCGGCGCCTGCGCCCGCCGCCGCCCCGGCGCCCCCGCCCAAGCCGGCGCCGCTCAAGATCGGCTTCATCTACGTGGGCCCCACCGGCGACGCCGGCTGGACCTTCGCCCATGACGAGGGGCGCAAGGCGGCCGTCGCCAAGTACGGCGACAAGGTCACCACCACCTTCGTCGAGAAGGTGCCCGAGGGCCCGGACGCCGAGCGCGTGGTCCGCGACCTGGTGGCCCAGGGCAACAAGCTGATCTTCGCCACCTCGTTCGGCTTCATGGACGCCATGGTCAAGGTGGCCAAGGACCACCCGGAGGTGAGGTTCGAGCACGCCACCGGCTACAAGACCACCGAGAACCTCCGCGTCTACGAGGCCCGCTTCTACGAGGGGGCCTACCTGGCCGGCATCGTGGCGGGCAAGACCACCAAGTCCAACACGCTGGGCTTCGTGGCCTCGTTCCCCATCCCCGAGGTGGTCCGCAACATCAACGCCTTCACCCTGGGCGCCCAGAGCGTCAACCCGAAGGTCAAGACCAAGGTGGTCTGGGTGAGCTCCTGGTTCGATCCTCCGAAGGAGACCGAGGCGGCCCAGCAGCTGATGGACGGCGGCGCCGACGTGCTGCTGCAGAACACCGACTCCACCGCCGTGCTGCAGGCGGCCGAGCGGCGCGGCAAGTACGCCTTCGGCTGGGACAGCGACATGAGCGCCTTCGCGCCCAAGGCGCACCTCGGCTCCTGCGCGCTCAACTGGGCCGTCTACTACGAGAAGGCCTTCGGGGAGGCGCTGGATGGGACCTGGAAGACCGAGGTCACCAAGTGGGGCGTCAAGGAGAACATGGTGAACCTGGTCAAGGTCGCCGACTTCGTGCCGGCCGACGTGAAGGCGCTGGTCGAGAAGGCCACCGCGGGGCTGAAGGACGGCTCGGTGGCGGTCTTCAAGGGCCCGCTCAAGGACAGCGCCGGCAAGGAGGTCCTGGCCAAGGACGTGGTGGCGGACGACGCCTGGAAGGGCGCCATCAACTTCTACGTGAAGGGCGTCGAGGGCAAGGTCCCGTCGAGCAAGTAG